From Ferviditalea candida, one genomic window encodes:
- a CDS encoding menaquinone biosynthesis protein yields MAIRDNLLRIGEIDYTNVWPIFYYFPIEHLEGSVELVRQVPTELNRAIASGEVDMGPISSFAYGENFADYMLFPDLSVSSFGKVNSILLFYQKPFERLLQGRIALPTTSATSVNLLKIILNKFYQGAPAYFYAKPSLQTMLADADGALLIGDDAIRANWANKDYDVLDLGEMWNRLTGHWMSFAVWAIRKDTVERHPGMVGRVFDAFLESKQKGLKHPKDMILAAQKNIGGTYSYWEHYFANLCYDFGTDQWQGLSLYYQYACELGLLRQEVPIRIWNHKKCV; encoded by the coding sequence ATGGCAATCCGGGATAATTTGTTGAGGATCGGAGAAATCGATTATACCAACGTATGGCCGATCTTTTATTACTTTCCGATCGAGCACTTGGAGGGCAGCGTGGAGTTGGTGAGGCAGGTGCCCACCGAGCTGAATCGGGCCATTGCTTCGGGCGAGGTGGACATGGGTCCGATTTCTTCCTTCGCGTACGGAGAAAATTTTGCGGATTATATGCTGTTTCCCGATTTATCCGTAAGCTCGTTCGGCAAAGTCAACTCGATCCTGTTGTTTTACCAAAAACCGTTTGAGCGTTTGCTTCAGGGCAGAATCGCTCTCCCGACAACCTCGGCGACATCCGTCAATCTGCTTAAAATCATCCTCAATAAATTTTACCAGGGTGCTCCCGCTTATTTTTATGCAAAACCCTCGCTCCAAACAATGCTCGCCGATGCCGACGGGGCTTTGCTGATTGGCGATGATGCAATTCGGGCAAACTGGGCAAATAAGGATTACGACGTATTGGATCTCGGGGAAATGTGGAATCGATTAACGGGTCATTGGATGTCTTTTGCCGTATGGGCTATCCGCAAAGATACGGTTGAACGGCATCCGGGGATGGTCGGAAGGGTGTTTGACGCTTTTCTGGAAAGCAAGCAAAAAGGGCTGAAGCACCCCAAGGATATGATCCTTGCGGCTCAGAAAAACATCGGCGGTACATACAGCTACTGGGAGCACTATTTTGCCAATCTTTGCTATGATTTCGGAACCGATCAGTGGCAGGGCTTGAGTTTGTATTACCAGTATGCGTGCGAACTCGGACTGCTCCGGCAGGAAGTGCCGATAAGGATATGGAATCATAAAAAGTGCGTATAG
- a CDS encoding UbiA-like polyprenyltransferase, whose product MKLQKIKIFLEMIKFEHTIFALPFAFMGAVLGSVVELHRLPGWSTIGWIILAMVGARSAAMGLNRLIDKKIDKKNPRTSGRALPAGLLSSVEVAVFIVISFILLFVAASRLNPLAMKLLPIAVVMLVGYSYTKRFTWLCHVFLGLTIGLAPLGGWVAATGIVDWTAIIFYLTVAFWTAGFDVIYACQDIGFDKQNGIKSIPQRFGISKALWIARGFHAATAVGLIVMLLITDLSWVYLIGAIVASGILFYEHRLVSPNDLSRLNTAFFTMNGVLSVVVFAFTLFDLLVLHKW is encoded by the coding sequence ATGAAGCTTCAAAAAATTAAAATATTTTTGGAAATGATAAAATTTGAACATACGATTTTTGCGCTTCCTTTCGCATTCATGGGAGCGGTGCTCGGTTCGGTCGTCGAGCTGCATCGGCTGCCCGGTTGGAGCACAATCGGCTGGATCATCCTGGCCATGGTCGGAGCCAGAAGCGCAGCCATGGGCCTGAACCGCTTGATTGACAAGAAAATTGATAAAAAGAATCCGCGCACAAGCGGCCGCGCACTGCCGGCCGGTTTGCTCTCCTCCGTTGAGGTTGCAGTATTTATTGTTATTTCATTTATTCTGCTGTTTGTCGCCGCTTCCCGGTTGAATCCGCTGGCCATGAAGCTGCTGCCGATCGCCGTTGTGATGCTGGTCGGCTATTCCTATACCAAAAGGTTTACTTGGTTGTGCCATGTGTTTCTCGGCTTGACGATCGGCTTGGCTCCGCTGGGAGGCTGGGTCGCGGCAACCGGAATCGTTGACTGGACGGCGATTATCTTTTATTTGACCGTTGCCTTCTGGACAGCCGGATTTGATGTAATCTATGCCTGTCAGGACATCGGCTTCGATAAGCAAAACGGCATCAAGTCCATTCCCCAGCGCTTCGGGATTTCAAAGGCGCTTTGGATTGCCAGGGGCTTTCATGCGGCAACCGCTGTGGGCCTGATCGTGATGCTGTTGATCACCGATTTGAGCTGGGTTTACTTGATCGGGGCGATTGTCGCCAGCGGCATTTTGTTCTATGAGCATCGTCTCGTTTCGCCGAATGATCTGTCCAGGCTCAATACCGCTTTTTTTACGATGAACGGCGTGCTCAGCGTTGTTGTTTTCGCATTTACCCTGTTTGATCTGCTTGTGCTGCACAAATGGTGA